The DNA segment gagtgtgtgtgtgagtgagtgagtgtgtgagtgagtgtgtgtgtgtgagtgtgtgtgtgtgagtgtgtgtgagtgagtgtgtgagtgagtgagtgagtgtgagtgtgtctgagtgagtgtgagtgtgtgtgtgagtgagtgtgtgagtgtctgagtgtgtgagtgagtgtgagtgtgtctgagtgagtgagtgagtgtgtgagtgtctgagtgtgtgagtgagtgagtgtgtgagtgagtgagtgagtgtctgagtgagtgagtgagtgagtgtttgtgtgagtgattgtgtgagtgtgtgagtgtgtgtgtgagtgagtgtgtgagtgtctgagtgtgtgagtgagtgagtgtgtgagtgagtgagtgagtgtctgagtgagtgagtgagtgagtgtttgtgtgagtgattgtgtgagtgtgtgtgtgtgtgagtgagtgagtgagtgagtgagtgtgtgagtgtgtgagtgtctgagtgtgtgagtgtgtgagtgtgtgagtgagtgagtgagtgtgtgagtgagtgagtgagtgagtgagtgagtgtgagtgtgtgagtgagagtgtgagtgagtgtgagtgagagagtgtgtgtgtgagtgtgtgagtgtgtgagtgtgagtgtgtgagtgtgagagtgtgagtgtgtgtgtgtgtgagtgtgtgtgtgagagtgtgagtgtgtgtgtgtgtgtgtgtgtgtgtgtgagtgtgtgtgtgagtgtgtgagtgtgtgagtgagtgagtgtgtgagtgagtgtgagtgagtgaatgagtgagtgtgtgagtgagtgtgtgagtgagtgtgtgtgtgagtgagtgtgtgagtgagtgtgtgagtgagtgagtgtgtgagtgagtgtgtgagtgagtgtgtgtgtgagtgtgtgtgagtgagtgtgtgtgtgagtgagtgtgagtgagtgtgtgtgtgagtgagtgtgtgtgtgagtgtgtgtgtgagtgtgtgtgtgagtgagtgtgtgagtgagtgtgtgagtgagtgtgtgtgagtgagtgtgtgtgtgagtgtgtgtgtgagtgtgtgtgtgagtgagtgtgtgagtgtgtttgagtgagtgtgtgagtgagtgtgtgagtgagtgtctgagtgtgtgagtgtctgagtgtgtgtttgagtgagtgtgtgtgtgtctgagtgagtgtctgagtgagtgtgtgagtgagtgtgtgagtgtgtgagtgtgtgagtgagtgtgtgagtgagtgagtgtgtgagtgagtgtgtgagtgagtgtctgagtgagtgagtgagtgagtgtgtgagtgtgtgagtgagtgagtgagtgtgtgagtgagtgtgtgagtgagtgtgtgagtgagtgagtgagtgtgtgagtgagtgtgtgagtgtgagtgagtgtgtgagtgcgtgtgtgagtgtgtgagtgagtgagtgtgtgagtgtgtgttagtgagtgtgtgtgagtgtgtgtgtgagtgtgtgtgtgagtgagtgtgtgagtgagtgtgtgattgagtgagtgtgtgagtgagtgtgtgagtgagtgagtgtgtgagtgtttgtgagtgagtgtctgagtgagtgagtgtctgagtgagtgagtgtgtgtgtgagtgagtgtgtgagtgtctgagcgtctgagtgtgtgagtgtgtgagtgagtgagtgtgtgagtgagtgtgtgagtcagtgtgtgtgtgtgtgtgtgagtgtctgagtgtgtgagtgagtgagtgtgtgtgagtgagtgtgtgtgattgagtgtgtgtgagtgagtgtgagtgagtgtgtgtgagtgagtgtgtgtgagtgagtgtgagtgagtgtgtgtgagtgagtgtgagtgagtgtgtgtgagtgagtgtgtgagtgagtgagtgagtgagtgagtgagtgtgtgtgagtgagtgtgtgtgagtgagtgtgtgagtgagtgtgagtgagtgtgtgtgagtgattgtgtgtgagtgagtgtgtgtgagtgagtgtgtgtgagtgagtgtgtgagagtgtgtgagtgtgtgagtgagtgtgtgtgagtgagtgtgtgtgagtgagtgtgtgtgtgtgtgtgagagagtgtgagtgtgtgagtgagagtgtgtgagtgagagagtgagtttgagtgtgtgtgagtgtgtgtgagtgagtgtgtgtgtgagtgtgtgtgagtgtgtgtgtgtgagtgagtgtgtgagtgagtgtgtgtgagtgagtgtgtgagtgagtgtgtgtgagtgagtgagtgagtgtgagtgagtgtgtgtgtgtgagtgagtgtgagtgagtgagtgtgtgtgagtgtgtgtgagtgagtgagtgtgtgagtgagtgagtgtgtgtgagtgagtgtgtgtgtgagtgagtgtgtgagtgtgtgtgagtgagtgtgtgagtgagtgtgtgtgtgtgagtgtgtgagtgtgtgtgtgagtgagtgtgtgagtgagtgagtgtgtgtgtgagtgattgtgtgagtgtgtgagtgagtgagtgtgtgagtgagtgtgtgtgtgtgtgagtgagtgtgtgagtgagtgagtgtgtctgtgtgagtgtgtctgtgtgagtgagtgtgtgagtgagtgagtgtgtgagtgagtgtgtgagtgagtgagtgagtgtgtgtgtgtgtgagtgagtgtgtgtgtgagtgagtgtgtgagtgagtgtgtgagtgagtgtgtgagtgagtgagtgagtgtgagtgtgtgagtgagtgagtgagtgagtgtgtgtgagtgagtgtgtgagtgagtgtgtgagtgtgtgtgtgagtgtgtgagtgagtgtgtgtgtgagtgtgtgagtgagtgagtgagtgagtgtgtgtgagtgagtgtgtgagtgtgtgtgtgtgtgagtgtgtgagtgagtgtgtgagtgagtgtgtgtgagtgcgtgtgtgagtgagtatgtgagtgagtgagtgagtgtgagtgcgtgtgagtgagtgcgtgtgtgtgtgtgagtgattgtgtgagtgtgtgagtgtgtgagtgagtgagtgagtgtgagtgattgtgtgagtgtctgagtgagtgagtgtgtgtgtgagtgagtgtgtgagtgagtgtgtgagtgagtgtgtgagtgagtgtgagtgattgtgtgagtgtctgagtgagtgagtgtgtgtgtgagtgagtgtgtgagtgagtgtgtgagtgagtgtgtgagtgagtgagtgtgtgagtgtgtgtgtgagtgtttgtgtgagtgtgtgtgagtgagtgtgtgagtgtgtgagtgagtgtgtgagtgagtgagtgtgtgagtgagtgtgtgagtgtgtgagtgtgtgtgagtgagtgtgtgtgagtgagtgtgtgagtgagtgtgtgtgagtgtgtgtgtgtgagtgattgtgtgagtgtgtgagtgtgtgagtgagtgagtgagtgtgtgagtgtgtgagtgagtgtgtgtgagtgagtgtgtgagtgagtgtgtgtgagtgtgtgtgtgtgtgagtgattgtgtgagtgtgtgagtgtgtgagtgagtgtgtgagtgagtgtgagtgagtgagtgtgtgtgagtgtgtgtgtgtgagtgattgtgtgagtgtgtgagtgtgtgagtgagtgagtgagtgtgtgagtgtgtgtgagtgagtgtgtgagtgagtgtgtgtgagtgtgtgtgtgtgagtgattgtgtgagtgtgtgagtgtgtgagtgagtgagtgagtgtgtgagtgtgtgtgagtgagtgtgtgtgagtgagtgtgtgagtgagtgtgtgtgagtgtgtgtgtgtgagtgattgtgtgagtgtgtgagtgtgtgagtgagtgtgtgagtgagtgtgtgagtgagtgagtgtgtgagtgagtgtgtgagtgtgtgtgtgagtgagtgtgtgtgagtgagtgtgtgtgagtgagtgtgtgagtgtgtgtgagtgagtgagtgtgtgtgtgtgtgagtgagtgtgtgtgagtgagtgtgtgtgagtgagtgtgtgagtgtgtgtgagtgagtgagtgtgtgagtgtgtgtgagtgagtgtgtgagtgtgtgtgagtgagtgtgtgtgagtgagtgtgtgagtgtgtgtgagtgagtgtgtgtgagtgagtgtgtgagtgagtgtgtgtgtgtgtgtgtgtgagtgagtgtgtgagtgtgtgagtgagtgtgtgagtgtgtgtgagtgagtgtgtgtgagtgagtgtgtgtgagtgagtgtgtgagtgtgtgtgagtgagtgagtgtgtgagtgtgtgtgagtgagtgtgtgagtgtgtgtgagtgtgtgagtgagtgtgagtgagtgtgagtgtgtgagtgagtgtgtgtgagtgagtgtgtgtgagtgagtgtgtgtgagtgagtgtgtgagtgtgtgtgagtgagtgtgtgagtgagtgtgtgagtgtgtgagtgtgtgtgagtgagtgtgtgtgagtgagtgtgtgagtgtgtgtgagtgagtgtgtgtgtaatcgtATTATTTTCCCTGCAGAATTTACACAGAGATGTTTTTTGCACTtgctgtataaacacaacacacctttatttatttgatgtaAAGTTCCTATTCAGTGTGGTTTTCGTCCTGAACAGGAGAGGACACTGTGGGGGAGAATCCCCACTACAGAACCGTGTTTcagtttaaattaaattcatcttttgcaggcttgctcattataaaaaagaatgatgaaataatttaataatttaattcatcAATTTTTCTCTCgtttctctgtttcttcttttgcaaagctgctttgagacaatgtccattgtaagaggcactatacaaataaatggaattgaatCTTTTATTGATCTTCTTTCATCAAGGGTCAGTTACTGATCAAGCTGAATAATTATAATAGGATTTaatggtgttgtgtagagttatgtaggtgtgtgtagagttgtgtatgtgtgtagagttgcgttggtgtgtagagttgtgcagagttgtgtatttgtgtgcagagttgtgtatttgtgtgtagagttgtgtatttgtgtgtagagttgtgtatttgtgtgtagagttgtgtaggtgtgtgtagagttgtgtatttgtgtgtagagttgtgtatttgtgtgtagagttgtgtaggtgtgtgtagagttgtgtatttgtgtgtagggttgtgtatttgtgtgtagagttgtgtaggtgtgtgtagagttgtgtaggtgtgtgtagagttgtgtatttgtgtgtagagttgtgtaggtgtgtgtagagttgtgtatttgtgagtggagttgtgtaggtgtgtgtagagttgagtatttttgtgtagagttgtgtatttgtgtgtagagttgtgtaggtgtgtgtagagttgtgtatttgtgtgtagagttgtgtaggtgtgtgtagagttgtgtatttgtgtgtagagttgtgtaggtgtgtgtagagttgtgtatttgtgtgtagagttgtgtaggtgtgtgtagagttgtgtatttgtgtgtagagttgtgtaggtgtgtgtagagttgtgtatttgtgtgtagagttgtgtatttgtgtgtagagttgtgtaggtgtgtgtagagttgtgtatttgtgtgtagagttgtgtaggtgtgtgtagagttgtgtatttgtgtgtagagttatgtatttgtgtgtagagttgtgtaggtgtgtgtagagttgtgtatttgtgtgtagagttgtgtagagttgtgtaggtgtgtgtagagttgtgtaggtgtgtgtagagttgtgtatttgtgtgtagagttgtgtaggtgtgtgtagagttgtgtatttgtgagtggagttgtgtaggtgtgtgtagagttgagtatttttgtgtagagttgtgtatttgtgtgtagagttgtgtaggtgtgtgtagagttgtgtttttttgttgtagagttgtgtaggtgtgtgtagagttgtgtatttgtgtgtagagttgtgtaggtgtgtgtagagttgtgtatttgtgtgtagagttgtgtaggtgtgtgtagagttgtgtatttgtgtgtagagttgtgtaggtgtgtgtagagttgtgtatttgtgtgtagagttgtgtatttgtgtgtagagttgtgtaggtgtgtgtagagttgtgtatttgtgtgtagagttgtgtatttgtgtgtagagttgtgtaggtgtgtgtagagttgtgtatttgtgtgtagagttgtgtaggtgtgtgtagagttgtgtatttgtgtgtagagttgtgtatttgtgtgtagagttgtgtaggtgtgtgtagagttgtgtatttgtgagtggagttgtgtaggtgtgtgtagagttgagtatttttgtgtagagttgtgtatttgtgtgtagagttgtgtaggtgtgtgtagagttgtgtatttgtgtgtagagttgtgtagagttgtgtaggtgtgtgtagagttgtgtaggtgtgtgtagagttgtgtatttgtgtgtagagttgtgttggtgtgtgtagagttgtgtatttgtgagtggagttgtgtaggtgtgtgtagagttgagtatttttgtgtagagttgtgtaggtgtgtgtagagttgtgtatttgtgtgtagagttgtgtaggtgtgtgtagagttgagtatttttgtgtagagttgtgtatttgtgtgtagagttgtgtaggtgtgtgtagagttgtgtatttgtgtgtagagttgtgtagagttgtgtaggtgtgtgtagagttgtgtaggtgtgtgtagagttgtgtttgtgtagtagtttattggtgtgtgtaggttgtgtattgtgagtggagttgtgtagagtgtgtgtaggttgaGTATtttgtgtaggttgtgtaggtgtgtgtaggttgtgttgtgtgtagagttgtgtaggtgtgtgtagagttgtgtatttgtgtgtagagttgtgtaggtgtgtgtagagttgtgtaggtgtgtgtagagttgtgtagttgtgtgtagagttgagtagttgtgtaggtagttgtgtgtagggttgtgtagtggtgtgtagagttgtgtaggtgtgtgtagagttgtgtaggtgtgtgtagagttgtgtatttgtgtgtagagttttgtatttgtgtgtagagttgtgtaggtgtgtgtagagttgtgtaggtgtgtgtagagttgtgtatttgtgtgtggagttgtgtaggtgtgtgtagagttgtgtagttgtgtgtagagttgtgtaggtgtgtgtagagttgtgtagttgtgtgtagagttgtgtaggtgtgtgtagagttgtgtagttgtgtgtagagttgtgtagttgtgtgtagagttgtgtaggtgtgtgtagagttgtgtagttgtgtgtagagttgtgtaggtgtgtgtagagttgtgtagttgtgtgtagagttgtgtagttgtgtgtagagttgtgtaggtgtgtgtagagttgtgtagttgtgtgtaaaacTAAACCTTTCCACTACCACAATGTTTTCCAGCTTTTAAGCAGAAAACTTTTGATCTTTTAAACCATgaactgtttgtgtttcttaaagagGCAGAACTACTAGACTACTGAGTTATGATCCATTCAGTCTTCCAGAAATTTTACAttggattatttttaattggtaacaaatactgattaaaaacaaatatagtttgtttattttggtcAAACGGTTTTAATTGGACagtaattagtaattaattaaCAACTATTAGCGCTGTTTATCATttacactgtgaatgaggagtaACACAACGctctttacacaataaacaccggACACTGAAAACCTGTAGATAAAGTAAAAGATGCACACACTCAATGATCAAACATTCATTTAtcacattcattaaaaataatggaaaaggaattaggaataaaacacgttctGTGTGAGTGACATTAATCACACGAATATGTCACATGACAAATCTACATTAAACTTATGGTCCTGAAATTTCTCCATCTGTGATTGCCGCATGTTTCCGGTTTCTGTACTCGTTCATCACTGTCGTGTTTCCGTGACGCTGAAGCTCCACTTTACAAAGTTTGCAAGTTACATTTGGTGTggaatttaatatgaaatgttCCCATGCCTTAGAGGACTCGGGTCACACACTTTTATCAGACGTGATTGTACTCTCCCATGAGTACTCTTGTACTCATTCTTCCCATGAGCTCCTGGAACAACGCTGTCATTGAATGCGTGGTGACTTGCGCCGGCCAAATAATCCATAATGTCATTCACTGACAACCATTTTCATTATCCATTATTATCCATTTAATCGATTCGTTGTTTTAGCCCTaggtgtgtttagttgtgtctctgcctctctgtctgacaacaatattacaatttattattatttatctattttatctattatttatcacacacacacacaccactacccaTGTAAATAAAGCTCCACCCCTTTGGGGGAGTGTCTATAAACTGACTGACAGGAGGAACCTCCAGCTTTCTCAGCCATCAACCAACCATCAACTATTTCACCATTAAATCACACCAATAAAGTGATTTGTTGCTcagtgctgggcccctgagtgaggcccttaaccctcacctgctcaggtgtataaatgtAATAACTTTAAAACTTATAAATAATTACACTCTTgtctttatcactccatcatcatctcctcctcCACAGCAGAGTCCTTTATAGttttacacactcattaatGAGGAtttacccgtgtgtgtgtgtgtaggtgatgatgatgggcaGTGAGCGCATGGCCAGGCTCCTGCTATCACACGGTGCGAGCCCGAACGTGATGGACGTGAGTACGGGGGTGACACCACTACACGATGCTGCACGTGAGGGTTTCCTCCTCACCGTGGAGCTGTTGGTCAGAGCCGGAGCGGACATCACTGCGCTGGACAACGGGGGGTGGAGCCCTGCCCAGCATGCACTGCGGGCTGGCCACGCCCACATCGCCAAGTACTTACACCCCCTCTAATCTTCTACtgcttctctctcacacacacacacatgtactgtCGTTCCAATGTTTTATTAACCTTGAAGACTTTGTAATGTTTATAAACGGCTtatacacatcatcatcatcatgcagaCACTGCAGGCACTTTACACcttttatctattttaatacactttattaatgtaatgtttgtttaatattaagATGTATCATGGATACGATTATGAATGTTTATATGCTGGAACACTGAAATATAAACCTGATTATTAAATTAAGATAAATAAtatgatatttaaataaataaataaatattgatataATCATGCTGCATGTTTGTATTCATTCAGATTTGTGTCATTTCTGTGGAGCTGATTTTTAATCTGGATATATACAGAATACAGAACACCAGGaggttcatatatatatatatatatatatatatatatatatagatatagatatagatataacactgtgagcagtgagaggtgaagtgaataacaccgagtatctcctcatcatggcacctgttagtggccacctgatgcacgtggggagagaaggctgacccgtgtgatccgatccaacagacgagctactgttgatcaaactgctgaagaagttaatgctggttctgatagaaaggggtcagaatacacagtgcaggacgggtcagggctgttctggcagcaaaagaggaccaacacaatattaggcagggggtcataatgttatggctgatcggtgtattattGCGTGTCTGAATTATTTCccatcaatttatttatttagaaagttGTTAATTATTTAGCTTCTTATATTCAGAAAgagataaataaaatcatatccTAATAGGTATAACAGGATTATTATCATGACCGTTAGACTGTTAGTATTTTCAGTGTTTGAGATTAAGAGACTGAGAGTGAAGacaacatgtttatttattattcagacTGATCCAGAGTTTCTCTGCTATAAAAGTGGTTTACTGTAAAAACTAAAcaatgaacaaacacacaatgctcAAAGTACATTCAAACTAACAAGTGAGATGTGAGattctcttgtgtgtgtgtgtgtgtcgcccTGGCTGAAATATAATCAGGCACTTTGCTCATTACagaagagtgtagtgtgtgtgtgtccatcttcAGGAGGTTCAGTGTTTGGGCAGCATCACAGAGGAGGCAGCCATCgcctgtacacaaacacacacacacacatacacacacacaagagaaatGAAACACACTTGAGAAATTCAATTCTGAAGTGAAAGTAAATGTATGAGTGAGAGTTTCATGACAATttacacaatgtgtgtgtgtgtgtgtcaggatgagccacataccacacactgGCAGATTTAGTTGGACGCATTCCTGCACTGCAGTGtttaattgtaatttttttatacaaGCATTAATCTGGAGTGTATAGCGCTATGGAGGCAGCAAtggataaaagtgtgtgtgtgtgtgtctcactttGTGCTGGCTGAGTGTCTCGTCCCAGTTCAGCTGGCTGATCAGTGGGATGGCTGTCAGTAAGATGCTGCTTGCTTTGTTTGCGTTTTCTTTCATGGTTTTCAGCACATTgtccacacacacctacaaacatcacacacacacacaatcaaaaatGCAAATTATGATCAAGAAGTACATGTTCTACATTTCATCAATttattatgatgtgtgtgtgagataatataatataatataatataatataatataatataatataatataatataatataatataatataatataatatatctctattacattacattacattacattatattatattatattatattattaacagTATATATTAAAGACTGTGTAACAGAACATACCAGAACTATGACTTTTAAtactattcttcttcttattattattattgttgttaaagTTCATAAACTGCAGGAGAAACATTAAAGAACAGAGATCAGCACTGGAGCTGAGTAAATGTTCTCACCGCCTCTTCATGCTGCTTCCAGCAATCATAGTCAGTTGCCATGGCGACGGCAGCATAGCAGAGCCCCGCCTCCTTGGCAAGCACAA comes from the Hemibagrus wyckioides isolate EC202008001 linkage group LG03, SWU_Hwy_1.0, whole genome shotgun sequence genome and includes:
- the cdkn2a/b gene encoding cyclin-dependent kinase 4 inhibitor B codes for the protein MRAAEADRLADELTSAAATGDTVRAEILLQSGAEVNRANRFGRTPVQVMMMGSERMARLLLSHGASPNVMDVSTGVTPLHDAAREGFLLTVELLVRAGADITALDNGGWSPAQHALRAGHAHIAKYLHPL